The following coding sequences are from one Lipingzhangella halophila window:
- a CDS encoding TetR/AcrR family transcriptional regulator, producing MPKISAPTVAAHRAQTRERILEAVASLTRSQGIDRISLTDVASEAGITRTALYNYFPDKASLLLAFTEHVTTRFVERYRRELPSDASAAERLSAFVRFQLHGLVEHPHPAAAELGASLGPDAYQALADHVAPMQHLLAEIVRQGAANGEFDAVPPEATAKLTLAMIGAQRVPLLRGETGTDEAHSLVTLFTLRALGVGSETAERAALRLPSA from the coding sequence ATGCCCAAGATCTCGGCTCCGACGGTGGCCGCCCACCGGGCGCAGACGCGCGAGCGCATCCTGGAAGCGGTGGCGAGTCTCACGCGCTCCCAGGGCATCGACCGGATCTCCCTGACGGACGTGGCCTCCGAGGCCGGGATCACCCGCACCGCGCTGTACAACTACTTTCCGGACAAGGCGTCGTTGCTGCTCGCTTTCACCGAGCACGTCACAACGAGGTTCGTCGAACGCTACCGGCGCGAACTGCCCAGCGACGCCTCGGCGGCCGAACGGCTGTCGGCGTTCGTCCGGTTCCAGCTCCACGGCCTCGTGGAGCACCCGCACCCCGCGGCCGCCGAGCTTGGCGCGAGCCTTGGCCCCGACGCCTACCAGGCGCTCGCCGACCACGTGGCCCCCATGCAGCACCTGCTCGCCGAGATCGTGCGGCAGGGCGCGGCCAACGGCGAGTTCGACGCGGTTCCGCCCGAGGCCACCGCTAAGCTCACCCTCGCGATGATCGGGGCGCAGCGCGTGCCGCTCCTGCGCGGTGAGACGGGCACCGACGAGGCGCACTCGCTGGTGACCCTGTTCACCCTCCGGGCACTCGGCGTGGGCTCCGAGACCGCGGAACGCGCCGCGCTCCGCCTCCCAAGCGCATAG
- a CDS encoding PP2C family protein-serine/threonine phosphatase, which yields MTAKGPDNAGTGRADRANGTTAPRELAEILLIEDDAQDAFLVEELLADTPLDPHITWVATLGDAREYLAGFRGCVLLDLNLPDASGIALLREVLATVESAAVVVLTGLHDEHEGIAAVAAGAQDYLVKGQVDGSLLARSLRYSVERQRADENARQLREAEIHARENMRLERGLLPQVLLDGTPLSHRSFYRPGRKRALVGGDFFDAVQKAGTTHVIIGDVSGHGPDEAALGVSLRIAWRALVMGGVVEENLLPALEEILVSERAQDEMYATLCQASIDVDREQARIRLFGHPPPLLVSGGEVKEIPAVPRPPLGVLPDDAIDVESVAFPRGSTLLFYTDGLVDAFDGGPPDRLEVQGLRRILTEVLDSGCVLTDLPGQVVDEAERRNGGPLQDDVAMLLVTHGEPM from the coding sequence GTGACCGCGAAAGGGCCCGATAACGCCGGGACGGGTCGTGCCGACCGCGCGAACGGGACTACCGCCCCCCGCGAGTTGGCCGAGATCCTCCTGATTGAGGACGACGCTCAAGACGCATTCCTGGTCGAGGAGCTGCTCGCCGACACCCCACTGGACCCGCACATCACCTGGGTCGCCACGCTCGGTGACGCCCGAGAGTACCTTGCGGGGTTCCGCGGTTGCGTGCTGCTCGACCTCAACCTCCCTGATGCCTCCGGGATCGCGTTGCTGCGTGAGGTGCTGGCCACGGTCGAGTCGGCCGCGGTTGTCGTCCTGACCGGGCTGCACGACGAGCACGAGGGCATCGCCGCCGTCGCCGCCGGCGCGCAGGACTACCTCGTCAAGGGGCAGGTCGACGGTTCGCTGCTGGCGCGCAGCCTGCGCTACTCGGTCGAACGCCAGCGCGCCGACGAGAACGCCCGTCAGCTTCGCGAGGCCGAGATCCACGCGCGGGAGAACATGCGGCTGGAACGCGGCCTGCTTCCGCAGGTGCTGCTCGACGGCACACCGCTGAGCCACCGTTCGTTCTACCGGCCCGGACGCAAACGGGCGCTGGTTGGCGGGGACTTCTTCGACGCCGTGCAGAAGGCCGGCACCACCCACGTCATCATCGGTGACGTCAGCGGACACGGGCCCGACGAGGCCGCGCTCGGGGTGAGCCTGCGTATCGCATGGCGGGCACTGGTCATGGGCGGGGTGGTCGAGGAGAACCTGCTGCCCGCGCTCGAAGAGATCCTGGTAAGCGAGCGCGCGCAGGATGAGATGTACGCAACTCTGTGCCAGGCCAGTATCGACGTCGACCGCGAGCAGGCGCGCATCAGGCTGTTCGGGCATCCGCCGCCGCTGCTCGTCTCCGGCGGAGAGGTCAAGGAGATCCCCGCGGTGCCGCGCCCGCCCCTGGGTGTGCTCCCCGACGACGCCATCGACGTCGAGAGCGTCGCGTTCCCCCGGGGCTCCACGCTGCTGTTCTACACCGACGGCCTGGTGGACGCCTTCGACGGCGGCCCGCCCGACCGGCTTGAGGTGCAGGGGCTGCGCCGGATCCTCACCGAGGTCCTGGACAGCGGGTGCGTGTTGACCGACCTGCCCGGCCAGGTGGTGGACGAGGCCGAACGCCGCAACGGCGGTCCGCTGCAGGACGACGTCGCCATGCTGCTCGTGACGCACGGGGAGCCGATGTGA